The Hymenobacter sp. 5317J-9 genome has a window encoding:
- the metH gene encoding methionine synthase, whose amino-acid sequence MSTATLPAPSPLPDLLRQRLLILDGAMGTMIQRHPLTEEDFRGTRFADHPKPLRGNNDLLSITRPDIIKGIHAEYFAAGADMVETNTFSGTTIAQADYGLEHVVYELNYESARLAREAADEFATPERPRFVAGAVGPTNRTASLSPDVNRPGFRAVTFDELATAYLEQVRGLVDGGVDTLLIETIFDTLNAKAALYAVQKFFDEGGRVVPVMISGTITDASGRTLSGQTVEAFWNSIRHLPLLSVGLNCALGADQLRQYVQELSRISDVHISAYPNAGLPNAFGGYDESAQEFAALVEEYLKEGIVTVVGGCCGTTPQHIAELSKLAEKYQPRQLPTEHVPSTRLSGLEPFTIKEESLFVNVGERCNVTGSRAFARLIRTGAYEEALAVARLQVEEGAQVLDINMDEGMLDSEQVMTTFLHLIASEPDIARVPVMIDSSKWSVLEAGLKCVQGKSIVNSISLKEGEAAFRERAHTVRQYGAAVVVMAFDEDGQADSLARRIEICQRSYDILVWEVGFDPSDIIFDPNILTVGTGMDEHRNYAIDFIEAVRWIKGNLPGALTSGGISNISFSFRGNDVVREAMHTAFLYHAIKAGLDMGIVNPGQLGVYDEIEPHLLELCEDVLLNRRADATERLVEFADTVKQKDKAEVKADEWRSLPVQERLQHALVKGITEFIDEDTEAARQELARPLDVIEGPLMAGMNVVGDLFGAGKMFLPQVVKSARVMKKAVAYLEPYLLADKQGSDRQTAGKILMATVKGDVHDIGKNIVGVVLACNNFDIVDLGVMVPLEKILDEAQKQNVDVIGLSGLITPSLDEMVYVAQAMEKRGMKVPLLIGGATTSRLHTAVKIAPSYSGPVVHVNDASRSVGVAAGLLGSGEKAYAQTVADDYAALRADYASRQRDKSYLTIEAARANGFKSDWNTVSITKPSFLGTKVLEDYDLAELAQYIDWTPFFHTWELKGRYPRILEDENLGEAATKLFADAQAMLTRIIDEKLLTARAVLGFWPANTKDYDTIEIYADDSRETVDTEFFTLRQQGEKGPKIPNLAFSDFLAPKETGRADYLGGFAVTAGIGIEKLLEQYEADHDDYSSIMVKALADRLAEAFAERLHERVRREFWGYAPDEHLTNEDLVQEKYRGVRPAPGYPGCPDHTEKITLFNLLDAEGKTGIILTENLAMYPASSVSGLYYAHPDSRYFGLGRIGADQVSDIARRKGMETVELERWLMPNLNYEPKK is encoded by the coding sequence ATGTCCACTGCCACCCTCCCCGCTCCCTCCCCGCTTCCCGATTTGCTTCGCCAGCGCCTGCTGATTCTCGACGGCGCCATGGGCACCATGATTCAGCGCCACCCGCTGACCGAAGAGGATTTCCGGGGCACCCGCTTTGCCGACCACCCCAAGCCGCTGCGGGGCAATAATGACCTGCTGAGCATCACGCGGCCGGATATCATCAAAGGCATTCACGCTGAATACTTTGCCGCCGGGGCCGACATGGTGGAAACCAACACCTTCAGCGGCACCACCATCGCGCAGGCCGACTACGGCCTGGAGCACGTGGTGTATGAGCTGAACTACGAGTCGGCCCGCCTAGCCCGCGAGGCCGCCGACGAGTTTGCCACGCCCGAGCGGCCGCGCTTCGTGGCCGGCGCCGTGGGCCCCACCAACCGCACCGCCTCGCTCTCGCCCGACGTCAACCGCCCTGGCTTCCGCGCCGTGACCTTCGATGAACTGGCCACCGCCTACCTGGAGCAGGTGCGCGGCCTCGTGGATGGCGGCGTCGACACGCTGCTCATCGAAACTATCTTCGACACGCTGAACGCCAAAGCGGCCCTCTACGCCGTGCAGAAGTTCTTCGACGAAGGCGGCCGGGTAGTGCCCGTCATGATTTCGGGCACTATCACCGACGCCTCGGGCCGCACCCTGAGCGGCCAGACGGTAGAAGCTTTCTGGAACAGCATTCGCCACCTGCCGCTGCTGAGCGTGGGCCTGAACTGCGCCCTCGGGGCCGACCAGCTCCGCCAGTACGTGCAGGAGCTGAGCCGCATTTCCGACGTCCACATCTCCGCCTACCCCAACGCCGGCCTGCCCAACGCCTTCGGCGGCTACGACGAATCGGCCCAGGAATTTGCCGCGCTGGTGGAGGAGTATCTGAAAGAAGGAATCGTGACGGTGGTGGGTGGCTGCTGCGGCACCACACCCCAGCACATTGCCGAGCTGAGCAAGCTGGCCGAGAAATACCAGCCCCGCCAGCTGCCTACCGAGCATGTTCCTTCTACCCGCCTGAGCGGCCTGGAGCCGTTTACCATCAAGGAGGAAAGCCTCTTCGTGAACGTGGGCGAGCGCTGCAACGTGACCGGCTCGCGTGCCTTCGCCCGCCTCATCCGGACCGGCGCGTATGAGGAAGCCCTGGCCGTGGCCCGCCTGCAAGTGGAAGAAGGCGCCCAGGTACTCGACATCAACATGGACGAGGGCATGCTCGATTCGGAGCAGGTGATGACGACTTTTCTGCACCTCATCGCCTCGGAGCCCGACATTGCGCGGGTGCCCGTCATGATTGACTCCTCGAAGTGGAGCGTGCTCGAAGCCGGCCTGAAATGCGTGCAGGGCAAGAGCATCGTAAACTCGATTTCGCTGAAGGAAGGCGAAGCCGCCTTCCGCGAGCGGGCCCACACGGTGCGCCAGTACGGAGCCGCCGTGGTGGTCATGGCTTTTGATGAGGACGGCCAGGCCGATTCGCTGGCGCGCCGCATCGAAATCTGCCAGCGCAGCTACGATATTCTGGTGTGGGAAGTGGGCTTCGACCCGTCCGACATCATCTTCGACCCCAACATCCTGACCGTGGGCACGGGCATGGACGAGCACCGCAACTACGCCATCGACTTCATCGAGGCCGTGCGCTGGATTAAGGGCAACCTGCCCGGCGCGCTCACCAGCGGCGGCATCAGCAACATCAGCTTCTCGTTCCGCGGCAACGACGTGGTGCGCGAGGCCATGCACACGGCCTTCCTCTACCACGCCATCAAAGCAGGTCTGGACATGGGCATCGTGAACCCCGGCCAGCTCGGCGTATACGATGAAATTGAGCCCCACCTGCTTGAGCTCTGCGAAGACGTGCTCCTGAACCGCCGCGCCGACGCCACCGAACGCCTCGTGGAGTTTGCCGACACCGTCAAGCAAAAGGACAAGGCCGAAGTGAAAGCCGACGAATGGCGCAGCCTGCCGGTGCAGGAGCGTCTGCAACACGCGCTGGTAAAGGGCATCACCGAATTTATTGACGAGGATACCGAGGCCGCCCGCCAGGAACTGGCCCGGCCCCTCGACGTGATTGAGGGCCCGCTGATGGCCGGCATGAACGTGGTGGGCGACCTGTTCGGGGCCGGCAAAATGTTCCTTCCGCAGGTGGTGAAATCGGCCCGTGTGATGAAGAAGGCCGTGGCTTACCTCGAACCGTACCTGCTGGCCGACAAGCAAGGCTCGGACCGCCAGACGGCCGGCAAAATCCTGATGGCCACGGTGAAAGGTGACGTGCACGATATAGGCAAAAACATTGTGGGCGTGGTATTGGCCTGCAACAACTTCGACATCGTGGACCTCGGCGTGATGGTGCCGCTTGAAAAGATTCTCGACGAAGCTCAGAAGCAGAACGTGGACGTCATCGGCCTGTCCGGTCTCATCACGCCCTCGCTCGACGAGATGGTGTACGTGGCCCAGGCCATGGAAAAGCGCGGCATGAAGGTGCCCCTGCTCATTGGCGGCGCCACCACCTCGCGCCTGCACACGGCCGTAAAAATCGCGCCCTCCTACAGCGGCCCGGTGGTGCACGTGAACGACGCCTCCCGCTCGGTTGGCGTGGCGGCCGGCCTGCTCGGCTCGGGCGAAAAAGCCTACGCCCAGACCGTAGCCGACGACTACGCCGCCCTGCGCGCCGACTACGCCAGCCGCCAGCGCGACAAAAGCTACCTGACCATCGAAGCGGCCCGCGCCAACGGCTTCAAGTCGGATTGGAACACGGTGAGCATTACCAAGCCCAGCTTCCTCGGCACCAAAGTGCTGGAAGACTACGACCTGGCCGAGCTGGCCCAATACATCGACTGGACGCCCTTCTTCCACACTTGGGAGCTGAAAGGCCGCTACCCGCGCATTCTGGAAGACGAAAACTTGGGCGAAGCCGCCACCAAGCTCTTTGCCGATGCGCAGGCCATGCTCACGCGCATCATCGATGAGAAGCTGCTCACCGCCCGCGCCGTGCTGGGCTTCTGGCCGGCCAATACCAAGGATTACGATACCATCGAAATCTACGCCGACGACTCGCGCGAGACCGTAGACACCGAATTTTTCACACTGCGCCAGCAGGGCGAGAAGGGGCCGAAGATTCCGAATCTGGCCTTCTCCGATTTCCTGGCTCCGAAGGAAACCGGCCGCGCCGACTACCTCGGCGGCTTCGCCGTCACGGCTGGTATCGGCATCGAGAAGCTGCTGGAGCAGTACGAGGCCGACCACGACGACTATTCCAGCATCATGGTGAAGGCCCTGGCCGACCGCTTGGCCGAGGCCTTTGCCGAGCGCCTGCACGAGCGGGTGCGCCGCGAGTTCTGGGGCTACGCGCCCGACGAGCACCTCACCAACGAGGACCTCGTGCAGGAGAAATACCGCGGCGTGCGCCCCGCCCCCGGCTACCCCGGCTGCCCCGACCACACCGAAAAAATCACGCTGTTCAACCTCCTTGACGCGGAAGGCAAAACGGGCATCATTCTCACCGAAAACCTGGCCATGTACCCGGCT